ttCTGGGGATTGTcagaccccacgtggtgcaTGGAGGGTTAAGCATTTGTATATCAcctccacagacatagatcaagatagataccgcatgtcgctccatttgtatgaaaacgagcgtgtcacttttttagagttccgtagccaaagagtaaaaacgggaccctattactgagacttcgatgtctgtccgtctgtctgtctgtctccaggctgtaactcaagaaccgctatagctagacttctgaaattttcacaggttatgtatttctggtgcgtctataacaacaaatactaaaaacaaaataaagttaatatttaagggggggctcccatacaacaaacgttccttttttggtctttttggctcgtaatccatactGGCAACATATAAACACTGGGGGTgcacccatacaaaaaacacatttgtttCCCTATttgcgctctataacggtacagaaacttcgtgcgcgagtccgactcgcacttgaccaatttttcctacctactgtgacgtaccgatgataagaatcgtgtccattatcttggccaaagtttctatttgaatttctccagctcaatacggcacttttaggcatttaggcattttaaaaattcagACTAAAGAACCGACTTTCGAAAGAGCATTGCCcatcgtttgggaacgcgatatggcacgtgaagtacatacacatgcggtatctatcttgatctatgtctgtgatcaCCCCatataaaaattacgtattgagttatgaatacagacatgttctttagatcatttataacaagaatgctttcataactcaacaaaaaaaattgagagttgtcaagggacacctgaacggaacgaagttatttctgatgttaaaaaaacctgtatgcatattatacactcaaaaaatatttaaaaaaacgccatctattgacgcccaggaatactaacaacacgTCGCTGTTTAtcctcaaaaaacgccatctagttgacgcacaagaatactatcaatgccctctgcccctaacatgcaggtaccaataaaaagtgtcgaggtcaattaatatcgttctgtctagccccctttacgccaaacgcgcgataaggaacttcgtcccAAAAAATGTTGTAATGAATATATTTGTCCAGGTGAGTGTGACGAGAGCGGCGTGGCGGCGCAGTATCGGGGCAAGTCGGTGTTCGTCATCGGTGGAAGTGGATTCCTCGGCAAAGTGGGTATTCCCCTTCCTGATCATTacatcaaaaattttaatttgccATCTCTGAATACATTATTTTCTTAAACAGGAaaatttctttaatttattcctttaatgagttttttgtgataaaatgagtttataaataggtattttattttttatttacgttttatttatatttcgtATTTTTGTGGCTTGATTTACTGTTCTTTGACGGCCAAGGATtgcttttaaaaaagaaaagatttttaatgtttaatctGCCTCTCCACCATAGACAATCggtacttttattaattattgattgtAGTTTTCCATATTTGAATAGAATGCTCAATGTCGAtattgattataaaaaaaaaacccacgcaagaaacataatattatacgtaggAGTGCTACGAAACTTAAATACCAATGTCGTAGCCGGCTACGCGCGTAGCGGTGCTACGAGAGCCGcacgtagcagtgctacgagaATTTAAACTCCTCGGATAAAATGGAAGGAATGTGTAAGTGGGTGTGATtaacttaagagggcgactaacgcaaaaatcaaacatcgtccctctctcttcacactcaccgCTCACGGgcgtctttcataatatgccaggtgaaaaaagtGGGCTATTCTAGTCCACACCGTGGGACGaccaatgatgttttattaaagatggcgtatgctcatacaaagcggtcctcagaatttgttcctgtacgacatatataaatacctacctctggtgtatctataaattacaacaatgaatGCGACAGATAATACGTTACGAATTATATAGAAAAGTATTGCtatatactttgagttgcaCATCGGCACGCATACGCGATTATTCTATTTCACACGATTATCTGTCCTTATCACGCTGCAGTTGTCGTCCGTATTTTCtatccttttttattttaattttttgcattaaataatttgtcgataatgttggaaaacatccaaataaaaattaattactagatgttttcatgtactttcttgtggtacgtaactttttcatccttttttaccttatagctataatttttgcatttcctaaaaacgcagcttggcattttaagtcaaaaacgtgacacaatgatattctaacgtGACACCTCGTCGCTTACTCGTTGCCAACATGCAACTAATTCAAAAGAAGGCACTTACCTTCATTTGGCCGTATCAGACTGTACGCGCTAGTGCGATATCtacctttttttaaccgacttccaaaaaggagaaggttactcaattcgaccgtatataggtccttttttttatgtttgttcgcagatatctccgccgtttgtggaccgattttcaaaattattttgttcataCATACAGCCGTCATTTGGTACCATGGTCaccaaagtggtgatctgatgatgcaatccatgaggaatcgaggggactccttgaaatttatatggaaacacctagtgattttaactttttctgaaggattatGAGAATACGCTtccaaaaagtaacattttgcaccagtgtataccctggttccgaaggtgctgtacagaactcttgaatgcttatagatacaagttcggggGGTCAGTGTTGTTTTCAAAACAAGAAGCATATACTACAATGCAAATtactttcatcatcatcatcgtcatcatcatcatcatcaacagtaCTATACTAAGTTAgtaattaaaagtgaatatcATAACGAAATTATTGTAACCTcaactaaacatacagatttcgaatATCATTTAATTAATATGCGGGTGGCTTTGACCCCGCCCCCTACCTGAGGGGGCGCAGCACCCCCAAACCCGCCCACCTCCTGTAAATGTTGTCGCATCGTTAGTGTTGAGCTTTGCCCCCGACCCTTATTTGGGGGGGCTGCCCCCCGTCCTAGAAATGTTGCTTATAACAAAATGGTGTCGACTTTTAATTCTCCTCTTTtgggaacaaactaagttattaattaaaagtgaatttattgtAACctatattaaacatattatactttttgagTGTCATTTAATTACCATGTGGGGGGCTTCGCTCCCGGCCCAtacttggggggggggggggtttacaTGCCCccaaaaagcaggaaaacagggaaaatcattttatggcaaaacaacatttgccgggacagctagtaatatataaaatacaatcCACAGGACGTGACAACGTAATAATATGCTTAATGGAGATAgctaaaaagagaaaaataattatttttaaacaaaaaatttaaaccgacttccatagtaaactgcctctaaaaagtatgaagtaataattcttactctatttAAGTGTAATCCTATAAAGGGCACTTaaatagagtaagaattattatttcatactttttagaggcagtttactatggaagtcggtttaaattttttgtttaaaaataattattataatagaatatcatagactACGCATAGACCTAGAAAAGTCTACATGCTTTGACGAGTCTGCGAGACGTGGACAACCGCTGGTATGTTAATCCCACATACCCCAGCCGATGCCTCCAACCGCCAGggatgatagaattttatacaatgtgttaaaatattaacttagtttaatgcagtATCTATGTCTAtctagtatctatgtttagaaaatgaaacaattcggggcttataaaaatcaattataaaatcgacaatttagggttagttgTCCCCTTTATTAAGGTCTTTTTATGTTATCCGATACGATGTCGATACGATATCGATAAGTTTGTAATAGGTATATTCCACATTTCTTTGTCCTAATAAGGCTAACAAACTCGAAAAAGCTCAATTCTAAGTAACAATAGCGTTCGAGTAAAAATGTATTTCTTTTGTTTAAGGTACTCATAGAGAAACTCCTGTACAGTTGCGATGGGATAAACAAAGTATATGTTTTGATGCGAGATAATCGAAACGCATCAGCGCAGCAGAGACTcgacaaaatatttcaattaccagtgagtttttttttattaacacactagctgttgcccgcgactacgtccacgtggactttagtttGTAGTTGTTCCCttacatcgattgaatagtttacgcgcaaatcataaaagtatattgtgcggTAACCGTAgattttccgagacaaaatgtatcctatgtccttttctgggactcaaagtatctctgctTATATTAAACTaaggcttcgcccgcgtaaattaaggcttcgcccgcgtaaattaggaattttacagaaaccgtacattttcccataaaaaatagctatactcacATCACGTGATCTACTCTAATATTTCCttcctttctaatatttcccccgtttttcccacattttcctgagtttcttcggtcgtattagtcttagcgtgataatatattatagtctatagccttactcgataaatgagctatctaacactgaaataagtttttaaatcggacctgtagttcctgagattagcgcgttcaagcaaacatactttcaggtttataatattaagtatagattttttaagtgatcgcttgacaaactcgagtttcgatctaaaagactatgaaaagtaccaataacagggtcataacaggctcataaccatgggacgatgtatggtataatattatggtagtgatgatgatgattatgaatgTAATtagcatagtagcatatgctttccgttcttaaaacaacgccttaattcccaaacttgtatttataaagaatcaggagttctctcagcaccttccgaaccacggcataccaggtatacctcggtacaAAATCGTACTTGTTGGTACGAGTAGCATatacttagaatacttctcacgaaaccgaagtcaacacatgtttccctataaattttgaggagttccatcgattacttatggatccctcatcagatcaccacttatgtgaatataataccaaattggtatgatctgggggcacggcagtgcccccgccaagtcgagcaaaaaagcggcacggtcGTACCATcctttttatactatataccaaaagaataattttgaaaatcggttaacaaacggcggagtaatcgttgaacataaaaaacgaacatagcacctccctcattttgaaattgggttaaaattgtagcctatgtgttattctgatatatgagctattttattgtaaagttttattaaaatccgtttagtggtttttgcgtgaaagagtaacaaacatccatatatccaaacaaactttcacccttataatattagtaggatatcaGCAAAATGTTGTGACCAAGGGTAATATGGATTCATTTCTATTTATACAGATACGTTgcatttttaatatagttaaaattacctagggcctgtttcactacttcctgataagtgccggataggctatccacaacttatttggcagatgctccatactctatctgtcaagttaataagTGGACCTGTTATATAACAGGCCCTtatagtttaatatttaatattgtattcacaatattttataacagaCATATTGAAAGACCATAAGTATGTTTTTCTGTCAATATGTATGTCTGTCGGTCTTCCTGatacctaaatattatattaaagtaaattgaatttggtatagactatagaatatAGACTAGACATTATGTGAGTAACGAGACATACGATAGCTTTTATTGATGAAACtgtggtttccacgcgataagCTATTCATTTTTGGACTAATTGCTGGACCTACAACTTCCCAGCAAcatctataggtctaccagattTCATTTTACATATTATCATTTTACTTGTGACTACAAAATCAATTCAACCATGAAATGAATTTCTATAAATAgaaaacaattaccaaaaattaaacaaagaaacgtcatcataataatagttttactcctcaaataattaattttattataaaacgagcttttgcccgcggcttcgctcgcgttaagaagtattattatatacaaactttcattacCTATtctaaccccttggaggtggaattgatcaaaatccttttttaagggatgcctacgtcatatcatctacctgcatgccaaatttcagcccgatcggtccagtggttttggctgtgcgttgatagatcacagtcagtcacctttaagttttatatacagagtgtaacaaaaataagtgataatactttagggtgtgtacgtgttccttgtagagagttcactgtgaaagtagcagcgctgaaagacgaaaagtttttttcacttttgtatggggaaactcatgacgctcgggcccttgcccatacaaaagtgaaaaaaaattttcgtctttcagcgctgctactttcatagtgaactctctacaaggaacacgtacacaccctaaagtattatcactttttttgttacaccctgtatatagataGACATTACATATGGAAGAAACTTTACATTACTCGCAAAAATATAGCCCATGTCCTTTCCTGTGGTCTATGTGTGTCTAATAATATacaatcggtccagtagttcacGATATGAACACGATCAAACGAACAAACTTTAAgctttttgttatttgtatagATATCTTATCGTGCCTTTCAGGTTTTTTCGAGGTTGCAGAAGGAGAAACCATGGGCGATGGAAAAGGTTGCGGTGGTGACCGGCGACCTCACCTCCTGCAACCTGGGTCTGTCGGAAACAGATGAGGAGGAAATGATTGAGAAGGTATACCTTCATGAGGATTTTCTAAACTTTTACGCCGGCAACATAAGTAACGtatttgtaccatcgagaaaattatTCATAGGCATTTGACAAAGTacagacctacgtagtttggtcggattatattaaaattaatatgagTCGTCATCGGgcggctaggtttgacgtaacgcgaccaactGTTGTTATCGTTTCGGGCAAATACGGTATTTGGACTACgatgttttattaaattttgtgacTTACCTCATGGGGGTGTCTATATGAATGTTAGTCTCATCTCATATTGTGTTGATCTATATTCCAGGCCGTAACGCCTTTGTGGTTCAGTGGCTTAGAGTGCAGCTCTCGACTCGGagttcgtgggttcgattcccgcgttggaaacaagttatttccaagtttggttaggacaatgcaggcttattgcctgattatctgacaagtaagatgatctatgcgtcgaatgggcatgtaaaaagtcggtcctgcgcctgatctctcgccagtcgtgtcggtcttctgtcacattgggttatgagagtataggaatagagagtgctcttgtgcactgcgcacacacttgggcactataaaattactcctgcgtaactggcctggtttcaatgaaaccgtcaTCGTAAcaggtgtgggagttattattattatattccagGTGTCGTACGTATTCCACCTTGGCGCGACGGTGAATTTCAACGATCCTGTCGAGCTGATGTTCGACATCAACGTCGGCGGCACGGAGCGGGTCATGAACTTGTGCAAGCGGATGAAACGGTTACAGGTATGAAATTATTTGGTTTGGAAACTTAGTAATTgcggattttttaaagtaaaacttCTTTACGCACCATTGACTTAGAGTCAGTCCACagggcgcgttgcgtcagcgttgcgtcgacgcagcactgccgttgcgttgttttaaatacaaataaccaagTACAAATAACTGCGTCGTGACTgcagcgcgcaacgcacacatgacggacagcagcccccgagacgaagcgggagggtgttgactgcttcgtaataacgctgcgatgacgcagcgcccgtgtggacaggctcagGGAGTAAGCTGTgagtgacgagagcgttacgaaattTATAATCGGGTGAGGCGAACGGACTttacttggggagtaagctggcaaaatATTATACGTGACGAGAACGTTACGACAGTGTGATCAAACAAGGCGAGCAGAGAGGTGCGCGCGCTGTTTAGTATATCtgtacatctatacatctatacatataaataaaattggagtgtctgtttgtaatattgaaagaaccgttttttactaaatgcatatgaatgtaatagggtacagacaccaaaacaacattttttacaatttttgtctgtatgtctgtctgtctgtctgtttgttccgactaatctctgaaatggctggagcaatTTTGACGGACTTtcttaggcacatagctgatgtagtaaggaataacttaggctactttttaaccgacttccgataaggaggaggatatacttaaatttttttataaaggaatcTTAAAAAGGGGAttgtttttctcttttttattatctttgttatcacattttgctgacgcggacgaagtcgcgagcaacagctagttatgtaatataatgtatatgttacgctcaaagaccgaaaatgctcagtgagcggaaaaatagcGTTGTGGTCACAATAAAACAGCCACGACGTGAaattcgcgttatggtctttttgcgatagccagaacgcgtcgtggccgttctAATTACTAAAAACTTACTGCTTTAATATTACACACCTCTCTATCCGTATAATAAACTGCTGCTGGCGACAGTCAGCCGTCTATAACCAacagcaggcgtagcatggtcactaaAATTTTACAGTAATAAGTCGTCATCATTTACCATATAAGTCTAAATTTACAGtatctatataattttatttacagaaaTTCGTATATGTTTCGACGGCCTTTTCGAACTCGAACCATCAAGTGATAGAAGAAAGAATATATCCCTTACCGTTCACGTTGAATGCAATAAAAAAGCAGATACTAGGAGGTCTTTATCCAAAAGAAGTGGAAAAGCTACTCGGTAAGTTACTCGTTGTACTGTCAGAAAAGTCGATTTAGGCGTTTTGCAGACAACGGGGCGGGCTTTTTGCCCACGAAGCATTAGGTGCTTTGCatacgacggggcggggcgggccggtcaattttgCTGCGTACGCctgtcgatgtctgcggctgcccgcgccgcgaaTACAAAGCACACGCCAtttgcgttactgcatgtaaactggtttgtgtgatctaTAACGGCGGGCAACCGCGGACATGCCGCGCTGCCAGTGCCTGCCGGGCACCTGCAGCGCGGTCTTTTTACCCTctgtgtgcgttggtaatataggattccctttgtgctatcttTCGCGGcaaaattgaccggcccgccccgccccatcTTGTGCAAAGCACCtataggcaaatggcggaccaacgtaatttggtcacgttatgtcaaacccagccggcaGATCACGACTTACTTATATTGAATTacctcgaccaaatgacgtaggtccatcaactgcccatgaatcaatttcttaagctggtttcagactacgctataatataatagcatataGCACAAGAATATCGCGCACCATACATTATTACGGACCTGTTTACAAGCTGTACTGtactacttatatattataatattattatttattggctTGCTATACGCTATGTATGGTGCGCGATATTCTTGTGCTATGAGCTACtatatgctattatattatagcgtagtCTAAAACCAGCTTTATGCTGGCTTCTCATGGCGCGTAATATAACGAGCCGCGCCGctccagctcgagccacgcgccgtgagaaggggtggctcgagATGGCACGGgctggctcgagctggcgcgtgacACGCGGAGAAAATAAGGAATGCAAATCGACTCTTTCAGATGGCAGGCCCAACACGTACACGTTCACGAAGGCTATAGCTGAGGTGTACATCAACGACAACCGCGCACACGTGCCCTCGGTCATCGTTAGACCGTCTATAGGTATTTTTAAAGACTTTTTAAACTAGGTTCTTGTAAACTAAACacttctttaaaataaaacttgagaggtattaagggacacccggatggaacgaattTGCTTTttatgagagagagagagagagagacagacagagaaacacgcgcatgccgcaactatagcaaaaagtgtCGTGCCAACTTTTCGTCTTATTTTTTCCATCTAGAACTTTTTCGCACGACAAGGAACTTTGTTCCAAAAATAAGTTTTGATCACTAATGGCCGCACTCGAGATGTTAAATAACTCTCTTTGAATttgatgaagattttgacagaattaattattattataatatgtcaaaatctaagtaagtgtattaaatattaattaaggaaTGACAAACACAATCCTAACT
This genomic window from Aricia agestis chromosome 2, ilAriAges1.1, whole genome shotgun sequence contains:
- the LOC121739696 gene encoding putative fatty acyl-CoA reductase CG5065 — its product is MCGVGECDESGVAAQYRGKSVFVIGGSGFLGKVLIEKLLYSCDGINKVYVLMRDNRNASAQQRLDKIFQLPVFSRLQKEKPWAMEKVAVVTGDLTSCNLGLSETDEEEMIEKVSYVFHLGATVNFNDPVELMFDINVGGTERVMNLCKRMKRLQKFVYVSTAFSNSNHQVIEERIYPLPFTLNAIKKQILGGLYPKEVEKLLGKLLVVLSEKSI